In Rutidosis leptorrhynchoides isolate AG116_Rl617_1_P2 chromosome 2, CSIRO_AGI_Rlap_v1, whole genome shotgun sequence, one genomic interval encodes:
- the LOC139889111 gene encoding uncharacterized protein → MRWHQGSRMKDGLLRHPADSPAWKTFDHQSREFAKEPRNVRLGLESDGFNPFGNMSVSHSTWPVVLIPYNLPPWLCMKKPFLFLTLLIPSPSAPGNNIDVYMQHLIDELKELWDTGVNTYDASTKSNFPLRACLLWMISDFPAYANLSGWSNKGKLACPSCHKETKSIQLSNSHKDIFMAHRRWLEMLHAFHFLKDAFDGTEEHEGPPCCLTGEQVLVDLKGFNIKFGKLVKDNPSLPFNWKKRNGKTKDHLKARRDLKEMGIRPELHPEPLPNGKVYLPHARFVLYKKEKEKFCKVLKRVKVPDGYAANISRCIQIQPPKILGLKSHDNHILMQQLIPVAIRNILPRDVRSVIMKLCRYYRQLCSKVLKTTDLFRLEKDIVKIFCDLERIFPPSFFDVMIHLSVHLASEARLGGPVHYRWMYPIERSKPEGSIAEGYLAEECVSFCSLYLASDVETIYNKTTQNHDDGGDQTVLPIFCMSGRPIGATNVVKFGHDTLAIAHSHVLFNCSEIDFLRTEHLNILRQEYQTKSKCYIERLHSRKFQEWLTDYVDEDMAGDNRITNDITALANGPYVVVKKYKGYIINGFRFHIKDVEKNRTTQNSGVMIDAVTSSFSSASDNNPILGDVTYYGILNDIIELQYADNKQVVLFHCDWISGACRIKVNENGFTTLDFRGMKPTKEPYILASQAQQVFYVQDRARKGWKVMIKTTPKDNFDMDEQTCIDDVETHLQSDIPMGPQIVENATIELVRDNLTGDIVDDDTLLVAAATAENQTGDGS, encoded by the exons ATGAGATGGCATCAAGGGAGTCGTATGAAAGATGGTCTATTAAGACATCCTGCAGATTCACCAGCCTGGAAAACATTCGATCATCAGAGTCGTGAATTTGCTAAAGAACCTCGTAATGTGAGGCTTGGTTTGGAGAGTGATGGGTTTAACCCTTTTGGAAACATGAGTGTTTCACATAGTACATGGCCTGTTGTTTTGATACCGTATAATCTACCACCATGGTTGTGCATGAAAAAACCTTTTTTGTTCCTAACTTTACTTATACCTAGTCCATCTGCTCCAGGTAATAATATAGACGTCTATATGCAACATTTAATTGATGAGTTGAAGGAGTTGTGGGATACTGGAGTTAATACTTATGATGCATCCACAAAGAGTAACTTCCCACTGCGTGCATGTTTGCTATGGATGATAAGTGACTTTCCTGCTTATGCGAATTTATCGGGTTGGAGCAATAAAGGTAAATTAGCTTGTCCTTCTTGCCATAAGGAAACCAAATCAATACAGCTATCAAACTCCCACAAAGATATCTTCATGGCACATCGTCGCTGGTTGGAAATGTTGCATGCTTTTCATTTTTTAAAAGATGCTTTTGATGGCACGGAAGAACATGAAGGGCCACCGTGTTGTTTAACAGGGGAACAAGTACTAGTGGACCTGAAAGGTTTTAATATAAAATTTggaaaacttgtgaaggataacccaTCTTTACCATTTAACTGGAAGAAGAGAA ATGGAAAGACCAAGGATCATTTAAAAGCACGTCGTGATTTGAAAGAAATGGGTATTAGACCTGAACTTCATCCAGAACCTTTACCAAATGGCAAAGTTTATTTGCCTCATGCACGTTTCGTATTGTATAAAAAGGAGAAAGAAAAATTTTGTAAGGTGCTAAAAAGGGTGAAAGTGCCAGATGGTTATGCTGCTAATATTTCTAGGTGCATTCAGATACAACCTCCAAAAATTTTAGGCCTAAAAAGTCACGATAATCATATTTTGATGCAGCAGTTGATTCCCGTGGCCATACGAAATATTTTACCTCGCGATGTGCGTTCTGTTATCATGAAGTTATGTCGGTACTACAGACAATTATGCTCAAAAGTTCTTAAGACTACTGACTTATTTCGGTTGGAAAAAGatattgtaaaaatattttgtgatTTAGAAAGGATTTTTCCACCGTCATTTTTTGACGTCATGATTCATCTATCGGTTCATCTAGCTTCAGAGGCCAGATTAGGGGGACCTGTTCATTACCGTTGGATGTATCCAATCGAGAG GAGTAAACCCGAGGGTTCAATTGCCGAAGGATATCTAGCTGAAGAGTGTGTTTCATTTTGTTCTTTGTATTTAGCCAGTGATGTCGAGACTATATATAATAAGACTACTCAGaatcatgatgatggtggtgatcagACTGTTTTACCAATATTTTGTATGTCTGGTCGACCCATTGGTGCAACAAACGTAGTAAAATTCGGCCACGACACTTTGGCTATTGCACACTCACATGTGTTGTTCAATTgtagtgaaatagatttcttacgaac aGAGCATCTGAATATTCTACGTCAAGAATATCAGACTAAAAGTAAGTGTTACATTGAACGTTTACATAGTCGGAAGTTTCAGGAGTGGCTGACTGATTAT GTTGATGAGGATATGGCTGGGGATAACAGAATCACAAATGATATAACGGCATTGGCAAATGGTCCATATGTGGTTGTAAAGAAATATAAGGGATATATCATAAATGGTTTCCGATTTCACATTAAAGATGTAGAGAAGAATAGGACAACACAAAATAGCGGAGTTATGATTGATGCCGTAACAAGTAGCTTCTCAAGTGCTAGCGATAACAATCCTATTTTGGGAGATGTAACTTACTACGGTATTTTAAATGATATAATTGAGTTGCAGTATGCTGACAATAAGCAAGTAGTTTTGTTCCATTGTGATTGGATATCAGGTGCTTGCAGGATAAAAGTTAATGAGAACGGGTTTACGACACTCGATTTTCGAGGTATGAAGCCAACTAAAGAGCCTTATATTCTAGCTTCGCAAGCACAACAAGTATTCTATGTTCAAGATCGTGCTCGTAAAGGTTGGAAAGTTATGATCAAGACAACACCTAAAGATAATTTTGACATGGATGAACAAACGTGTATCGATGATGTAGAAACGCATTTGCAGAGTGACATACCGATGGGTCCTCAAATTGTAGAAAATGCGACTATTGAATTGGTTAGAGACAATTTGACTGGGGATATTGTTGACGATGATACTTTATTAGTTGCTGCTGCTACAGCTGAAAATCAAACTGGAGATGGTTCCTGA